One Nicotiana tabacum cultivar K326 chromosome 23, ASM71507v2, whole genome shotgun sequence genomic window, TGCATGCCTAAATATGAGCAATTGCACGATACATTCTTCATTCGAAGGAGAAGGACGGAAAGCTCCCCTTGCAAAGCTTATTCTGTCTGGATCAACCATAAGAGATGTCTCTGAAGCTTTCCAACACCTTGAAACCTCTTCCCTCTCTCTCCTGGATCTTTCCAATTCATCTCTTAATTCTTACTGCTTTTTGCCATATATGAGTGCTATATCAGATTTAGATCTCAGTGGTACATCTGCAGGAGATGAGTCAGTTGAACACATTGCATTTATAGGTCAAAATTTACGCCATCTAAATCTCAGCAGGACAAAATTAAGCAATGCAGGACTGGAAATCTTAGCTGGTTTTGTTCCCAATCTTGAAACTTTATTATTATCTTACACAGCCATTGACGATTATGCTATCCCCTTCATGAGCACCATGCCTTTGTTAAAAAGTATCAATCTAAGTGGTACAAATATCAGAGGTATGCCATGTTCTTTTCCTCAAaacttccttttattttttacatTTAGTTTCTTTTGTGGTCCTCAATTTCTCCTTCATTGGAAACTAGATAGGTGTAGATGATGCTTGAACACTTGAAGACAACACCATAATGTCAATATGTATCTCACTTGTAGGCTAGTCTATTACACGATGAACACGCTTGTAGAATTCCAAATTTGTGATGAAAATCATTTCCGAAAGATCCAAGTGTGCTTTAAATTTATTTTCAGATGTCATCATAGATGGATGCATTTTATGCCTTATATCCAACCAAAATTAATCAGAGTGGAACTTAAAATATCAGTTCAGTTGCCTATTGAGGGACACTTCTTTTCCTGTAGGGTTAGGACAACATTAGTCTCTTCTCTCTTCATTCACATGGTTGTGTAATCTGCCACAATGCCAGGTATGGTCCACGAGGTGGATTCTGATCCTAATTGCATTTCATCACTGTCTGGGTTATGTAATCTTGATCATTTGGAGAGATTGGATTTGGAGGAGACTCGAATCAAGGATTCAGCTTTGGCTCCTTTGCCGAGCTTTCGTAAATTGAGCTATTTATTTTTACGGAGTGGTTCCCTTACCGATACCTCTTTGCATCAGTTGTCATCTATTAGAAGCTTGGTAACACTAGGGATTCGTGACGGCATGCTCACTAATGCTGGGCTCATTATATTCAACCCTCCACCATCTATGACGATTCTTGATCTCAGGGGGTGTTGGCTGTTGACAGAGGATGCACTGTTGTCCTTTCAGCAAAAGCATCGTCAAGTTGAAGTAAGGCATGATCTTCTTAGTATTGCATTGGTCAAAAGGTTATCTATTCACTCATCTTTGTCCCAAGTGACCACCTCACGGACCAAACTATACAAACATAAGCAGGGAGGGCCATCAGCATCTCCCCTTAGATCTAACAGAGACAGTTTTCTTGGTGAGGCATCGTCAAACTCTTCTCGGTCTAAAGTTTATGCTTATATATGTCTTGTATGATATTACTTCTTTCATTATCTCAAACTAGATCAAAGATTGAAGTACACCAGAGAAGAACTATTTGCACTGAGGTCTGCGTCTGCCCCTAATTCCAGAGATAATGATCTGATACCTCATGAGCTGGCAAATGATGGATAAAATTTGTTGGTTTCAGTTCATGCATGTATTCTGTTACCGACCAATAgtagttcttgagtttctttttcAATGTAAGAACTTTTAATATTTCTTTTATGAATGATGCGAGTGTGACTCAGGATGGTAAGTAGTACAAGCCCAGGCCATGTTAGGGCTGTCGTAACGTACCACTGGCTTGTTGTCTCAGTTACGTGGCATCTGCTTGTGGCCAATGACCTTACAAAATTTTCAGAGCACTTTTTGATGCGAGTTGCGGAACTTCTGATCTCGCAAAACTCAGTTAAGCAGCAATATTTACACATCCTGCTGATTCGTGGATTCGTATAAGATTTTATATTGACTCAAATTACCAACAGTTTTGAAACACACAAGGAACAAGATTTCTTAGGAAAAGTGCTATCCCAAGCAACTCAGGACTGGATTTGTTGGATAATCCCCAAGTTTTTGTAATGGTGTGTGTGTTTAGCTATGATTCTGGTCATTTTTGTAGCATTTCATTGTATTTTTATTCTGATCATTCTGGGAACGTTATTTATAATGTGTACAAACTTTGAAATATCATTTTTGAGATATGGATCATAAATTTacataacaagtaaaagaaatGACTGCCACAGCATCACATAAGGAGTTACTCCTCTGGAAAACTCTAGTTGGTAACTCGACAAGCAACCTGAGAAAGCTTTTATACAAAAAAAATTTGTTTGATTGAGAGTAGGAGAAATGGAAAAAATGGAATTTGCAACTGGAtctttttggcattttctggtaatACCCACATTAGCTATATTCATCTTAAACAATGTTTACTCAAGACTACAAATTGATTTAGTTGACTCCCATGAACTCATTCAGGTCAATTGGTTTGTATCGTTCAAAGCATACCATTGAATTCATTCCAATTCCAAACTGCCTATACATTAGATCTTACACTAAATAGAATCCCCTTTGCGAGTTGGGAAGACAACTAAGATGGACCATAGATGGTAATCATGGTTGATTCGAGGATTTTATGAGGCGGAGCGAAGTCTTCTATcatgttttgattattttataaCGCTTAGATTCATGATCTATCTTTTATGAAATGCCTATAGATGAAGTGCTTTATTTCAGATCAATTCTTCATATAATCGTTTCATTCCAGTGAAAAACTGTAACAATAAATATACTTACTCAACCCAacctgtcacgactcaaaattttACAAATCAATAAGAATAGTGACATGAAAACTCGATTAAAACAACCTTGTCACTAGTGGTTTGAGTAATGACGTAAATTTATCTGCTATTAGTATTTGAGGGGGATACTATTAACACtcctatgatttttttttttccttttaaaccaTAAAACTGCAATATTGAGCTATTTAAATAGTACTAGTAACACAACAAATAATTTTGCTTGTATAACAGTCAAATCCAATTTGATAAAACAATCTCATCATCTTCATGTGATATATAcagtgcaaaaacaaaaacaaaaggatAAATTAAGGTTGAAAGATCAAATGTAAAAGAAGGGGCAAGTAGTTTCAGCCGTTAGATTCATTTGGTCTTGTACATGTTGTCAATCACGTCCTGCGCAATTCAAAATTACATAAGGCAAAAACATGTAAACAAATACTCCGTAAACAAGTTGCACATAGAATCAACAAGAATTTAAATGTTGATAGATATATCTTTTCCTATTTAAACAGATAGCATTATTAACTAATAATCCGGTCACTTAGCATCGGAGTAAAACGCCTCAAAAACAACTATAGGCGTCCAGATTAGTCGATTACGTATTTGCCAAAAACCAAGGCATTTCACTTGCAGGTATAATATATAATGTGTTAGTCCACATCAACAACGATAAAGTTATTGcgtgtgaccaggaggtcatgggctcGAGCCGTGGAagtagcctcttgcagaaatgcagggtaaggctgcgtacaatagactcttgtggtccggccttccccgaaccccgcgcatagtgggagcttagtgcaccaggctGCCCTTTTAGTCCGCATCAACAACGGGTCGAATGTCTGAATTTACTTATAAAAAGTTTATTAAGAGTACAAATAATTCATCTACTACTTTTTCATGTCTATTAAGATTATATTGTTACTGGATAAGCTGCATTCAATAGAACAAGAATTTTcgacaacatgaaaataaagcaTAGAATGAGTAGTAACATCCCGCGTTtacgcagggtccggggaagggccgcaccccaaggggGTGTGATATAGGCAGTCTAGGCAATctaccctgatgcaagcatcagTGGCTTATTCCActgctcgaactcgtgacctataggtcatacagagacaactttaccattgctccaaggctccccttcgtgaaaggaaaaggaataaaaatggACAATGAATGATCAAAAAATATGGAAAAGTTGATTGCTCACAACATCCACCAGCAGATCAAAGAGAAATTACCTTGTAGTATTTGAGCAACTGAGGTCTTTTCTTCTTAAATGTAGGAGTTAGAAGTTCTCGTTCCATGTCAAATGGCTGAGGATCAAGGTGTACAGCTTTTATGAACTCAAAGCCCTTCAGCTGCAAAAAGTTGATCATATTTATCTAAGTTTCAGAATATCAACTTAGGATGGAGCGCTTTTCTTCCATGCGTTTTAtcctatgttgcgcggactctctAATATATTGCCGCACCCGTGACGGATCCTCCAAATATACACTACTTTTAGAGGATCGACACGCAACCGGAGAAATTTTCGGAGAGTCTGAGCAACATAGGTTTTATCAAAGAGTACAACGCAAGCACTATCAGAAAAAGCAACTGCAATGAGGAgaaataaccttcttttcttttccagcTTTTGTGAGTTCTCCAAGTATGTACTCCTTCACTTTTGGATTTTCACACAGGGAATCAAAATCCCCAGATACGCCATTATGTTGGGCCCATTGTTCAACTGCTCGTTGGTTTGGGTTAAGAACAGCAACAAGGAAAGACTCGAAACTGTTTCCATATATCCATATCTGGAGTCAAAGTAGAAAAAGAAATGAGTCCACTTTCATCAGTTCACGACTAATATGAATAGACTACGTCACCAGTTAACCAGAGTATCTAATCCAAAAAAATCAACATGAAAAAACAGTCTGGTTGAATAACAGTCCTCTTTCGTAAAAGCATATTATTTCCTCGAAGCTAGACCACAAACAGTCGACATTAAAGATGAATATTGCTCAACCTCGTTCATGTAGAAAGCAGAAATTGCACGGACGAAGTGGCCGAAGATACCAATGAAAAGAAAAGTATCCCTTCTGAACCATGTTTTTGCTATAATTAAGAGGCCATTACATCTAAAGTAGATACTTACAGAGTCAATAACAGGATTATTGCCATATATATTCTCCAAATTCTCGACAGCGACATATTCACCTTGTGAGAGCTTGAAAATGTTCTTCTTGCGATCAATTATTTTCAAGCTACCATTTGGTTGCCACTCACCAATATCACCTGAAGAAAGAAATGTTAGATCCAAGGTCCATTCAAATTCTATCTGACAAGCAGACATTAGTCAGTTCAACTTCAACACGAAAAAACAAACCTGTGTGGAACCACCCATCAATCATGACTTCTTTTGTTAGGTCCTCACGCTTGTAATAACCTGAAAAAAGAGTGTCGCCCCTCACGCATACTTCTCCACGTGGCGTGCTTGATAGAGCATCATATGCCATTTCAGGGACGGACTCCAAGCacacatccacattgggcacCGGGGGGCCAACCGTACCAAGCATATCATACTGGTTTGGTAGTGAGACAAATGTACCAGCACATGTTTCAGTCAAACCTAAATGAGAATAGAAAGACACGACGTTCATTATCCAGCAAATAACAAAGCCTTGCAATTATTACATTTATTGGCTCATCAGTGACGATCTACGAGATGCTCCCATCAACCAAGTTTTATAAAGATGATTTTACATTCTACCATTTATGTTTGAGATAAAAGCTAAAAGCCAACACTTTCTTATTTCAGCTAAACTCGTAATATGTTGAAAGAATGGGATACCATATCCTTGAAGAACATGGCAACATGCCACAACTCGCAGAAAAGCTTCCACATGAGCTGCAAGGGGCGCTGCTCCAGATAATATAAGGCGTACTTTGCCTCCTAGCCCTTCTTTTACCTAAGCAAAAGAACAACAGGAGTTAGGGACTAACTGGAAGATGGAAAGAAGAATACGAAAAAATGGATTTGCTAGCTGCTCCAAGGGCATTTCCAATACCTTACTGAAGACAACTTTGTCAGAAAGCGGAGAAGCTTCGAAGTGTTTACGTCCCTTCTTCAAATTGTGGTGTTTGCTGTAGAATCTCAAAAGTTTAGGTAACAGCCTCCACCACTAAAAATAACTCAAACTAAGATTTACTTTTTATGCTAACCAAAAATCGCAACCAAAGTTCTCCAATATACAGTAACGTAAAGCATGGAAGAAATGATCAGTTTAAATTCAAGTGCGAAAAAGCATGTATGCAAACAGAAAATATTATTTCCTCCATCCAATGTTAACAAGCCTCGGTTAGCTTTCTAGGGAAAGTAAAATGCTTGATTTATTATACTGAGTTTGGTATATAAACTATCAAATGAGAAGAGAAAGTCTAGAATTTGTCCCCATCAAATTTGTAATAATGTAAAGTAGTATTAGTTTATATCAATATGACccttttatataaataaaaagtaGTTTATTAATTCTTGTTGATTGTCCACAAAAAGATTACATTAATCTGAATAATTGGAGGAGAAAAGTTATAGTTTAGGGAAAGAAGTCATAATTTAGGGATGGAACAGCACTTACTAAGCATAGGCAAGATTGAACAATGTGCTTTTAAGCAGACCCCCAGAAGAAATTTTCTGTTGCAAACCTGAGAATGTTTAAACGAACTAGTCAAAACATATCCAGCATTTCGACAAGACATAGAAGGCACTCAGTCAAAGGTACACCAATAAGATAAGAATGTGAATAATTGGACCGCAAAGATATTACCTGAATATATTCTGTCTAGTACCCGAGGTACAGCACAGAAGATAGTTGGTTTCAGCTCTCCAATATCTTCGGTTAGTAACTTGACATCCTGCGGACATGATTAGGAATGCATAAGTATAATCTGTACCATGATTTAGCTGAAGATCTGAACATCTTACCCCTCGCCAAAATCCTATTGAGGCACCATGATTAATGAAACATTCTTCGATAACCCGATCAAAGATATGTGCCAGGGGAAGATATGAAAGATATACATCATCCACTGTCAACTGCAACGTGAAAAGGTCAGATCGTCAAGCCTATAATATAGCTATGCTTTACGTCAAACGGCAGGAAAATTAAGAACAAATAATTCATTACCGACTCATTCACACTCCCAAGCAGACGCTGTACTCCAGCTATAAGAGTAACAATGCTATTATTTGAAATCAGCACACCTTTGGGATCTCCAGTCGTTCCACTAGTATACATTATTGTACAAATGTCTTCCTTCTTTTTCACTGGAAGATCAAATTGTTTTTCACTTCCCTGCACATTGAGGAGTTTGCGCGTTAGTTCAAAAGGCATATAAACAATTTCATGTTGGTCATCGTAACAGATCATTCCATGTAAATGTCAAGACTACAAACTTATTCCAAAAAGTTGATCAATAATTATTTCCAGTAACATCACTGGCTGCATTTTACGAGCCTAAAACAAATATTACAATGGAAACAAGAATTCGAAGGTGGAATCTGAAatttagcaaaaaaaaaacaagattaAACGAAAAATGTGCAAATCTAAGTTAAATTCGAGTCATGTAACTCTATATATGAGATTAAGAAATCAAAAAATTTTATTCCCCATTTGTTGTCTTTCAAAACCACAATCTTAGTATCAAAATTATAACACTCCTTTAATCATCACCTCTAACAAAACACTAGACAAATCTGATAACTATAGAAGTAAAGAGAAGTCTTACCAATTGTAGAAACTCGTCCCACGAGTATAGAGCCACCCCACACTTTTCAACCTCTTCCTTCTGTTGAGGAGTGACATTCCCAAAACTCACAACAGCTGGTGATTACAAACAGGAAACTAGTTTGTTATACCATTTCATCGATCCACACTTTAAAATAGGAGCTGAATTTATAATCGACTTACTCTTCAAGTACTTTGCTGCATTTGGAAAAGTTTTCAGAAGCTGAAAAGGGATGAGCACATATTTTAGTAAGAAAGGACATCCCTAGATATTAAAAGGCACAGCCTCCCAAATATAATAGTAAAACATTTGAAGCAACAACCTTTAGAAACCACAATTTTTGCCTTTGCAAATAGATTTCCAAGGAACCATCTCAAACACAGTGGTGTCAAGGAAAATATAGAATACAATGTGCTACCCAACATGATATTATTATGGAACAGTGATATTTGAATCTGAAATATGTGTATCTTTTTAAAACAGCACACTGATGCTCAAACAGATTAGTCGTATTACTGAATTGGTGAGTCAAATTGATTCCACTATCAAGCTCTTAATGAGTCGTGGCTTATGAGACATGACTGTTCTATATCAAGCATGAGGATCGCCATGCCTGTGGAGTCAAACGTCTTAGAATATAAATCAGCCGTCTATCAAAGGTTTAATTTTGAACACGCATACCTCAGGAAGTTTTTTCTCTTCAACAAAAGCAATTTTAACCTCAGCATGGTTAATGATAAATTCCACTGCACCAGCACCTAAAGCACACGAA contains:
- the LOC107795837 gene encoding uncharacterized protein LOC107795837 — protein: MESQLVEMCMESATQSRDAVEAWRRQRRTLESMPSHLAEALLHRLLRRRLLFPSLLEVFKFCVEEIDLRGESCVDAEWMAYIGAFDHLRSLNLSDCNKINNSAIWAITGMTNLKELDLSRCSKITDTGIRHLTSIPILEHLWIPETGVTNDGVILLSSLTNLSVLDLGGLPVSDSALDNLKVLRKLQHLDLWGSELSNKGASYLKWFPRLSFLNLAWTKVTMLPSLPSLACLNMSNCTIHSSFEGEGRKAPLAKLILSGSTIRDVSEAFQHLETSSLSLLDLSNSSLNSYCFLPYMSAISDLDLSGTSAGDESVEHIAFIGQNLRHLNLSRTKLSNAGLEILAGFVPNLETLLLSYTAIDDYAIPFMSTMPLLKSINLSGTNIRGMVHEVDSDPNCISSLSGLCNLDHLERLDLEETRIKDSALAPLPSFRKLSYLFLRSGSLTDTSLHQLSSIRSLVTLGIRDGMLTNAGLIIFNPPPSMTILDLRGCWLLTEDALLSFQQKHRQVEVRHDLLSIALVKRLSIHSSLSQVTTSRTKLYKHKQGGPSASPLRSNRDSFLDQRLKYTREELFALRSASAPNSRDNDLIPHELANDG
- the LOC107795838 gene encoding long chain acyl-CoA synthetase 4-like, translated to MAQEKFIVEVEPAKPAQNGKPSMGAVYRSLFAKDGFPPPIPGLDSCWDIFRLSVEKYPNNRMLGRREIVDGKPGKYVWMSYKEVYDIVIKVGNSIRSCGVDEGDKCGIYGANCPEWIMSMEACNAHGLYCVPLYDTLGAGAVEFIINHAEVKIAFVEEKKLPELLKTFPNAAKYLKTVVSFGNVTPQQKEEVEKCGVALYSWDEFLQLGSEKQFDLPVKKKEDICTIMYTSGTTGDPKGVLISNNSIVTLIAGVQRLLGSVNESLTVDDVYLSYLPLAHIFDRVIEECFINHGASIGFWRGDVKLLTEDIGELKPTIFCAVPRVLDRIYSGLQQKISSGGLLKSTLFNLAYAYKHHNLKKGRKHFEASPLSDKVVFSKVKEGLGGKVRLILSGAAPLAAHVEAFLRVVACCHVLQGYGLTETCAGTFVSLPNQYDMLGTVGPPVPNVDVCLESVPEMAYDALSSTPRGEVCVRGDTLFSGYYKREDLTKEVMIDGWFHTGDIGEWQPNGSLKIIDRKKNIFKLSQGEYVAVENLENIYGNNPVIDSIWIYGNSFESFLVAVLNPNQRAVEQWAQHNGVSGDFDSLCENPKVKEYILGELTKAGKEKKLKGFEFIKAVHLDPQPFDMERELLTPTFKKKRPQLLKYYKDVIDNMYKTK